One window of Drosophila busckii strain San Diego stock center, stock number 13000-0081.31 chromosome 3L, ASM1175060v1, whole genome shotgun sequence genomic DNA carries:
- the LOC108599710 gene encoding pupal cuticle protein C1B: MFKLFFVLSAVLACSLVEAKPAVLVDAAPAVVTATSSQYVARNFNGVATAPVVAAAYTAPVAAAAYTAPVAAAYTAPIATAAYTAPVAAAYSAYPYASYPYSAAYTTYL, encoded by the exons ATGTTCAAACTG TTCTTTGTGCTGTCTGCTGTGCTTGCCTGCAGCTTGGTGGAGGCCAAGCCAGCGGTGCTTGTGGATGCTGCGCCAGCTGTGGTAACGGCCACCAGTTCGCAGTATGTGGCACGCAACTTTAATGGAGTTGCCACCGCGCCTGTTGTTGCGGCCGCTTATACCGCtcccgttgctgctgccgcttatACCGCtcccgttgctgctgcttataccGCTCCCATTGCCACCGCTGCCTACACcgcgccagttgctgctgcctactCTGCTTATCCTTATGCCAGCTATCCCTACAGCGCTGCTTACACCACATACTTGTAA
- the LOC108599718 gene encoding uncharacterized protein LOC108599718 has product MFKYLLVALFALIACVAAKPGLVYSSPYVASPYVAASPYVAASPYVASPYVASPYVASPYAAAYTAAAYTSPLLLRK; this is encoded by the coding sequence ATGTTCAAGTATCTGCTGGTCGCTCTCTTTGCGCTGATTGCTTGCGTTGCAGCCAAGCCTGGTCTGGTCTATTCCTCGCCCTATGTGGCCTCGCCATACGTTGCTGCCTCGCCCTATGTAGCTGCCTCGCCGTACGTTGCCTCGCCTTATGTGGCATCACCATATGTGGCTTCTCCCTATGCCGCTGCCTACACTGCCGCCGCCTACACTTCaccactgctgctgcgcaagtAA
- the LOC108599717 gene encoding uncharacterized protein LOC108599717, with product MFKYFALCFFAIVACVAAKPAIVAAPLAYSAYTASPYAAAYTAPVASAYTAYPYSAGYSAYPYAAGYSAYSAYPYAAYYR from the exons ATGTTCAAATAC TTCGCCCTGTGCTTCTTCGCTATTGTGGCCTGTGTGGCTGCCAAGCCCGCAATTGTTGCCGCTCCTTTGGCCTACAGCGCGTACACTGCCTCGCCCTACGCCGCCGCCTACACCGCACCTGTTGCTAGCGCCTACACCGCCTATCCCTACTCCGCTGGCTACTCCGCCTATCCCTACGCCGCCGGCTACTCCGCCTACTCTGCCTATCCCTATGCTGCCTACTATCGTTAA
- the LOC108598098 gene encoding toll-like receptor 7, which translates to MPLIVATSNIIRFEPRRVKDYKTMRIRNIWLLLLLLLLSSCMAGDVFLTCDEFEQHMYMDATEAFCTVSSFIVTHSQNVVVKNFQHGNMVKFMKFYDSTLLYVPFHLFETFTHLKTLDVSYTSILELTRNTFGAAGNLTVLNLSNNNLTSVQTSVFIGAGALMRLDLSNNRISQLSENAFCGLHILNKLLLAGNRLSELHKDIFKDNEYLESISLEANALSYVQPEVFNRMRRIKEVNLSLNKLIKLHPDTFQEAASLESLLLASNSLTAFHLSNKSIVHQLHLDYNQLSNLTINATRFVRANYNNITHLFMHQALQLETLELRGNRLQSMVNITNLTSLLHLDLAYNPIGPLSVSSFDQLKRLRNLYLRATGIRDLTFGMFSKQKYLEVLDLSFNNLSSLNLDLFVPYLINLKQFYVDGNALSELQGNRSFTQVFPLLQKLGISRNRFNCSYLHHLLIPPYLAESVALHIEPDDSVEETPHIRDVSCISLSPTTAASPAPSSSLASLPVLQQQLELLRSHTKHLEMHLFLMKLFLYVVASLVCVSLVALITLRYLKLRRSGRYNRSSIVFQSNATMDANLTM; encoded by the exons ATGCCGCTTATCGTGGCAACCAGCAATATCA TACGCTTTGAGCCGCGGCGCGTTAAAGACTACAAAAcgatgcgtatacgtaatatttggttgctcctgctgctgctgctgctgagcagctgcaTGGCCGGCGATGTTTTCCTCACTTGCGACGAGTTCGAGCAGCACATGTACATGGATGCCACTGAGGCATTTTGCACTGTCAGCTCATTTATTGTCACGCACAGTCAAAATGTTGTGGTCAAGAATTTCCAGCACGGCAACATGGTCAAGTTTATGAAGTTCTATGACTCAACGCTGCTCTATGTGCCCTTTCATTTGTTCGAAACCTTCACGCACTTGAAGACCCTGGATGTGTCGTATACAAGTATTTTGGAGCTAACGCGCAACACTTTTGGTGCTGCTGGCAACTTGACGGTGCTGAacttgagcaacaacaatctgACCTCGGTGCAGACTTCGGTGTTCATTGGCGCTGGCGCTTTGATGCGCCTGGACTTGAGCAACAATCGCATAAGTCAGTTGagtgaaaatgcattttgtggTCTGCACATActcaacaagctgctgctggcgggcAATCGACTGAGCGAGCTGCATAAGGATATCTTTAAGGACAATGAGTATTTGGAGTCGATTTCGCTTGAGGCCAATGCTCTAAGCTATGTGCAGCCCGAAGTGTTCAATCGCATGCGGCGCATCAAGGAAGTGAATCTATCGCTTAATAAACTAATCAAACTGCATCCGGACACATTTCAGGAGGCAGCCAGTCTGGAGAGTCTGCTGCTTGCCTCCAACTCGCTCACAGCTTTCCATTTGAGCAACAAGAGCATTGTGCATCAGCTGCATTTGGACTACAATCAGCTAAGCAATTTGACCATCAATGCCACGCGCTTTGTGCGCGCCAATTACAACAACATtacgcatttgtttatgcatcaggcgctgcagctggagaCGCTCGAGCTGCGCGGCAATCGGCTGCAGAGCATGGTCAACATCACCAACTTGACATCGCTGCTGCATTTGGATTTGGCCTACAATCCCATTGGTCCCTTGAGCGTCAGCAGCTTCGATCAGCTTAAGCGACTGCGTAATCTTTATCTGCGCGCCACGGGCATTCGGGATTTAACCTTTGGCATGTTCTCCAAGCAAAAGTATCTCGAAGTGCTGGATCTGAGTTTCAACAATCTCAGCTCACTCAATTTGGATCTCTTTGTGCCGTATCTGATCAATCTCAAGCAGTTCTATGTGGACGGCAATGCGCTGAGCGAACTGCAAGGCAATCGCAGCTTCACCCAAGTCTTTCCTCTGCTGCAAAAACTCGGCATCTCTCGCAATCGCTTCAACTGCTCCTATCTGCATCATCTACTCATTCCCCCGTACCTGGCCGAGTCTGTCGCCCTGCACATTGAGCCCGACGACAGCGTTGAGGAGACGCCGCACATACGCGATGTAAGCTGCATTAGTTTGTCGCCCACAACTGCAGCGTCGCCTgctcccagcagcagcttggcctcGCTGCCTGTGCTCCAAcaacagctggagctgcttCGCTCCCACACCAAACATCtggaaatgcatttgtttctCATGAAACTCTTTCTCTATGTGGTGGCTTCTCTGGTCTGCGTTTCGCTTGTGGCTTTAATCACTCTGCGCTACTTGAAGCTGCGTCGCTCCGGGCGCTACAATCGCAGCAGCATTGTCTTCCAGTCCAATGCCACCATGGATGCCAATCTGACAATGTAG
- the LOC108599716 gene encoding uncharacterized protein LOC108599716: MFKFIAVVVLALIACVAAKPGLVAYSSPYVAAAPAAAVYSSEYHGNFASPYVAAPYYAASPYYAAAPYTAAYTAAAAPVLLRK, from the coding sequence ATGTTCAAGTTCATTGCCGTCGTTGTGCTTGCGCTGATTGCCTGCGTTGCCGCCAAGCCCGGCCTTGTGGCCTACTCCTCGCCCTATGTGGCCGCCGCACCTGCCGCCGCCGTCTACAGCAGCGAGTACCACGGCAACTTCGCCTCACCCTATGTGGCAGCTCCCTACTATGCTGCATCGCCTTATTATGCCGCAGCGCCCTACACTGCCGCCTACACCGCAGCCGCGGCTCCTGTGCTGCTGCGCAAGTAG